In a genomic window of Plectropomus leopardus isolate mb chromosome 6, YSFRI_Pleo_2.0, whole genome shotgun sequence:
- the mob1a gene encoding MOB kinase activator 1A, with product MSFLFGSRGSKTFKPKKNIPEGSHQYELLKHAEATLGSGNLRQAVMLPEGEDLNEWIAVNTVDFFNQINMLYGTITEFCTETSCSVMSAGPRYEYHWADGTNIKKPIKCSAPKYIDYLMTWVQDQLDDETLFPSKIGVPFPKNFMSVAKTILKRLFRVYAHIYHQHFDSVMQLQEEAHLNTSFKHFIFFVQEFNLIDRRELAPLQDLIEKLGSKDR from the exons ATGAGCTTCCTGTT tgGCAGTCGCGGATCCAAGACCTTCAAGCCGAAGAAGAATATCCCAGAGGGCTCCCACCAGTATGAACTGCTGAAACACGCCGAGGCAACACTGGGCAGTGGGAATTTGAGGCAGGCTGTCATGTTGCCTGAGGGAGAGGATCTCAATGAGTGGATTGCTGTCAACA CGGTGGATTTCTTCAACCAGATCAACATGCTGTACGGCACCATCACTGAGTTCTGCACTGAGACCAGCTGCTCTGTGATGTCTGCAGGACCGAG ATATGAGTATCACTGGGCTGATGGCACCAATATTAAGAAGCCCATCAAATGCTCCGCGCCCAAGTACATTGATTACCTGATGACCTGGGTGCAGGATCAGCTGGATGATGAGACACTTTTCCCCTCCAAGATTG GAGTTCCCTTTCCCAAGAACTTCATGTCTGTCGCCAAAACCATCCTGAAGCGCCTGTTCAGGGTTTACGCTCACATCTACCACCAACATTTTGACTCTGTGatgcagctgcaggaggaggccCACCTCAACACCTCCTTCAAGcacttcattttctttgttcag GAGTTCAACCTCATCGACAGGCGAGAGCTTGCTCCCCTGCAGGACTTGATCGAGAAGCTTGGATCCAAGGACAGATAG
- the mthfd2 gene encoding bifunctional methylenetetrahydrofolate dehydrogenase/cyclohydrolase, mitochondrial codes for MAAIRTLRKLCQHYQHQVCKLHTSASRQEAVVISGKKLARQIREEARADVEKWVSAGHRRPHLSVVLVGENPASHSYVLNKTRAAADVGISSETILKHSDITEEELLDLIYKLNADHRVDGLLVQLPLPDHIDERTVCNAVSPHKDVDGFHVVNVGRMCLDQSTMLPATPWGVWEIIKRTGIPTIGKNVVVAGRSKNVGMPIAMLLHTDGRHERPGGDATVTISHRYTPKEQLRQHTKIADIIVAAAGIPNLITADMIKEGAAVIDVGINRVQDPVTGKSRLVGDVDFEGVRQKAGFITPVPGGVGPMTVAMLMKNTIKAAKNVLLFPPERIRMAAAS; via the exons ATGGCAGCGATCAGGACTCTCAGGAAACTGTGCCAACACTATCAGCACCAAGTCTGTAAACTGCACACGTCCGCCTCGAG ACAGGAAGCAGTTGTCATCTCAGGAAAGAAACTAGCACGCCAGATTCGAGAGGAGGCCCGGGCCGACGTGGAGAAATGGGTTTCAGCCGGCCACAGGAGACCCCACCTGAGTGTGGTACTGGTGGGAGAAAACCCAGCCAGTCACTCCTACGTCCTGAACAAGACACGAGCTGCAGCTGATGTCG GAATTTCTAGTGAAACAATTCTCAAGCATTCAGACATAACTGAGGAGGAGTTGTTGGACCTGATCTACAAACTCAACGCAGATCATCGTGTGGACGGCCTACTGGTCCAGCTGCCTCTGCCAG ACCACATTGATGAGCGCACAGTCTGTAATGCAGTTTCCCCCCACAAGGACGTTGACGGCTTCCACGTAGTTAATGTGGGTCGCATGTGCCTGGATCAGTCCACCATGCTCCCTGCCACTCCCTGGGGCGTCTGGGAAATAATCAAACGCACAG GTATTCCTACCATTGGGAAGAATGTGGTGGTTGCAGGACGCTCCAAGAATGTGGGCATGCCCATCGCCATGTTACTGCACACAGACGGCCGTCACGAGAGGCCCGGAG GTGATGCCACAGTCACCATTTCTCACCGTTACACTCCAAAGGAGCAACTTCGCCAACACACTAAAATCGCTGATATCATTGTGGCTGCTGCAG GGATTCCAAACCTCATCACCGCCGACATGATCAAAGAGGGAGCAGCGGTGATCGACGTCGGAATAAACAGAGTGCAGGACCCCGTCACCGGAAAGAGCAGACTGGTGGGAGATGTGGATTTTGAAG GCGTGAGACAGAAGGCGGGCTTCATCACTCCCGTACCAGGAGGTGTGGGACCCATGACCGTGGCGATGCTCATGAAGAACACTATCAAAGCAGCCAAGAACGTCCTGCTGTTTCCTCCAGAGAGGATCCGCATGGCGGCTGCATCCTAA
- the arl6ip4 gene encoding ADP-ribosylation factor-like protein 6-interacting protein 4, with the protein MDRRRSPERAGRETKHEEKKKKRRRSTSSSSSSSSSSSSSSSSSRSRSRSAKKKSHKSQDVKTQRKKRRRSSSSSSSTSSSSSSSSSSSDEKSKRRRKSKSKKKKSKKKRAKLKKQRKKEKKKKEKLKRKERKKAEVVSGAPAGKPPSYLEVWQSDEGAVELGPVMTDEQKARLSTKRPLTKEEYEARQSVIRRVVDPETGRTRLVRGEGEIIEEIVSREKHKEINKQATKGDGNAFQRKLGINK; encoded by the exons ATGGACCGCCGCAGATCACCTGAGAGAGCCggcagagagacaaaacacgaggagaagaagaagaaacggAGACggtccacctcctcctcctcttcatcatcatcgtcttcttcatccagcagcagcagcagcagaagtagAAGCAGATCCGCGAAgaagaaatcacacaaaagcCAAG atgtaaaaacacaaagaaagaagcGCCGAAGAagctcctcttcttcatcatccacatcttcctcctcctcgtcttcatcCTCGTCGAGCGACGAGAAGtcgaagaggaggaggaaaagcaaATCCAAGAAAAAGAAGTCCAAGAAGAAAAGGGCAAAGCTgaagaaacagaggaaaaaggagaaaaagaagaaagagaagctgaagaggaaggagaggaagaaagcaGAGGTGGTGTCCGGTGCGCCGGCTGGGAAGCCTCCGTCTTACCTGGAGGTGTGGCAGAGTGACGAAGGCGCAGTGGAGCTCGGGCCTG TGATGACAGATGAGCAGAAAGCTCGACTCTCCACTAAGAGGCCCCTCACCAAGGAGGAGTACGAGGCCAGGCAGAGTGTGATCCGCAGGGTGGTGGACCCGGAAACAGGGCGCACCAG attggtgagaggagagggagagatcaTAGAGGAGATCGTCAGccgagaaaaacacaaagaaatcaaCAAG CAAGCCACCAAAGGAGACGGGAACGCCTTCCAAAGGAAACTGGGAATCAACAAGTAG